The following proteins are co-located in the Myxococcales bacterium genome:
- a CDS encoding PHP domain-containing protein: MIRIDCHTHTRTSWDSLIHYRRFVADAVNAGLDAVAITDHNSQEGLRRLRELEPPFRLIPGVEVVTASGEIIGLFIEEMPPPYRSVDDTVRFIKERGGVVVLPHIFTPLATERLQPPGLWRALELADAIETVNARNHHPLSDEMARRLAVHYGKPMTAGSDAHLPGCLGNGHLRMEPFTDAADFLAKLPRAETILRRRSSFLENFGSVLRAVVERGTFGLPPRGALPRDRLGE; the protein is encoded by the coding sequence CGATTGCCATACCCATACCCGTACTTCCTGGGATTCGCTGATTCACTATCGGCGCTTCGTGGCCGACGCCGTCAACGCCGGTCTGGACGCGGTGGCGATCACCGATCACAACAGCCAGGAGGGCCTGCGCCGCCTGCGCGAGTTGGAGCCGCCGTTTCGGCTGATTCCCGGCGTGGAGGTGGTGACCGCGTCCGGCGAGATCATCGGCCTGTTCATCGAAGAAATGCCGCCCCCTTATCGCTCGGTCGACGATACCGTCCGGTTCATCAAGGAGCGCGGCGGCGTGGTCGTGTTGCCGCACATCTTCACCCCGCTGGCCACCGAACGCCTGCAGCCGCCCGGTTTGTGGCGCGCGCTGGAACTGGCCGACGCGATCGAAACCGTCAACGCCCGCAATCATCATCCTTTGTCCGACGAAATGGCCCGGCGGCTCGCCGTTCATTACGGTAAGCCGATGACCGCCGGGTCCGACGCCCATTTGCCCGGCTGCCTCGGCAACGGCCATTTGCGGATGGAACCGTTTACCGACGCCGCCGACTTTCTCGCCAAACTGCCGCGCGCGGAAACGATTCTGCGCCGGCGGTCGTCGTTCCTGGAAAACTTCGGCAGCGTGCTGCGCGCGGTCGTCGAGCGCGGCACCTTCGGTCTGCCGCCGCGCGGCGCGTTGCCGCGCGACCGCTTGGGGGAGTGA